In Plasmodium gaboni strain SY75 chromosome 14, whole genome shotgun sequence, one genomic interval encodes:
- a CDS encoding putative microsomal signal peptidase protein, with translation MNVIKYIISIIKHTCVCLKSNQMDYCGQNLAYTIRNIIFGISTIISIIVGYYNQSLELSTYIILAGTALASILILPTWPMYNRNNIEWEKSNNSSNDKKSK, from the exons atgaatgtaataaaatatattataagcATAATTAAACATACTTGTGTTTGCCTAAAATCCAATCAAATG GATTATTGTGGTCAAAATCTTGCCTATACTattagaaatattatttttggTATTAGTACaataatatcaataatTGTTGGATATTATAATCAGAGCTTAGAATTGagcacatatataatattagCAGGGACCGCCTTAGCAAGCatt TTAATACTCCCAACTTGGCCAATGTATAATCGAAACAATATTGAATGGGAGAAAAGTAACAATTCATCAAATGATAAAAAGagtaaataa
- a CDS encoding hypothetical protein (conserved Plasmodium protein, unknown function) has protein sequence MIYIFLFIIFLYVYHNIICESFFLKRRKGVKNLLLSVCPIEKNCNKFNIYNRDIIKYYKNRKYIYLLLPNNNKKYVIIKNRNRCILNKCTHSKGWNVNDFLYNYLNILKYKKNIEIGRLSKCIGYQNGYIYRKEKIHLFYILNKISLINLKKSSIYKNNYNYNYNYNYNYINIYNNNNKLFYSPINYSNIWNKEHFFYKKREKNIYNRSKKIYRNVLYYFHNPYEIANAKKKRKTFFSFFNNDIKAEENSCNNSMLIYNILRASEIYNYANNDSIKKILKEINLLFHKIKKKNYIETKDNKNICEHIDVLEKGVYNSNDKIISEDDCLLKNENCGFYRKLSNDEKNIEDKKKTGDNQNIGNKKNILNNNNFNIVIKNMLSATHLIFIKKWIDKFTKYMFEEDISFTDLKNNNNNILIKSDYIFTNKFLLFFHLQCFYFLYTKRNEDIKKDILNINCQKTCDEEKKRNNNEMITYNSHNSYDNIIIYLYKENNNMEEFYEYLKNIYGEEKICFFNSEKYINNDKSFFIILLSYEELLNLYLYSNNTSYNMFQEYMKSKIKNTTDNIRIYKILSFLWNKSSNYNNIQRDDRSNNIIETYQFKIFLHNFNIIYNYKRSIIERNLYEHLFCLIPINIQKKYIRFYFLSTTHFNETLFYIWIDSLYEKTKKICSLDWTNKNREETKKKFFILHNKGIIELKKNDEHGSNLKNSSNVVNEEKNTHKKKKEDELINIVKKKKKNLCKNDELINNYMLLFNNFRKEIIINYLKENNLYNINKLKKKDKKIKRIFNIAKKRILNNKKKKKYMYIYKKDIKKNPVDISDYIDFIINKDKKGNILLSKNIINPSYIDKEEMLQLHDKIKLLSKGLHICYYNNNNIQILSKQQYNNDFYNLNILHNSGYYNKNIINKNHNNLKNNNSCISFNDVYSNYTNKKVNQNICMQTKEDISLIKQNEKNKFEYLSKYFYLSNNKKNIPNEHTFGCFERLDIYPCIYYILSNDEIYFLKFSKELYEHLSVLDEYSKKRMDNIIEKFKGKINITKNMYIYLNKGIYLINEKLNRYYEIFIKELLKKNIIKIILSSIDISSDGYNVKSVFIEDVDIQMKNYINHYNNIIDNINKIHKDIYIYNNLSIKKNKINNSNNNSNTSSCYRNTFIDHNQNDPYIFYSNQPDDIYRLHFIKYFMFLNFRNIFKKYTLSNNHLLNLSRNTTNVFLIPKKYEDIQIMLNILNDNYLNLSNMHNYNIQDFYFNLYYNSIHKSINIKFILTKKENLVSLKAFSNNEKDILDIHTKNVYINNDILKEQNKDHDDDYKNECIQYNKVRDDNNNNNNNDDGNFLKIKKFFFFFRKSFFNHIDSKADILSVIHFSNLLKFCKNIHSIYKYKQTNEYIFIKNYVNIYNNVCYSLNYFDFLYYYINNKNKLENVDETFKNHFVNFFLLKRKQYEKKFIKHNKEMKLNYYQKKIKNLNKYFDEQYLYMYYNTYNNYYKKKKKLNDFIIMLYKEKYFRLHKYITKNYKNKVFNTLDHNKCIILDIYKDRENFLNDKFICLNDINELIICNIYFFLNINENSKIKKNKILEKNKINEKNKVNNKSTDILFFSNNIINKNFNYFDHLLKERQNITYNIYLEHYDFLFDIYNKGDHISTIRKIKKTISKFSINKIVLNDINNSKQISKYININKVFSNSYHQEGIYTLYNNVLLYLKKLDNMKKKLYDQYFEKKKYLLLQKRKENMNYFINNFMTRDQENNTSCNKNVDNNNIINMKNKQDHVNYEKDNVLSSHVGSQECYNNNHIDIKENLYDHLNSNNTKSTYEIIKNGETSKNDVSNNINKKILSFKKMELLNKYKKKKNTGNRNNYINELNKINRIFGNKYHTFNTEFQNIFHFLYNINMLDHLQNYINPYIKNSLWLYIITLYVKHSYSLNKNQFNLQPELLIIIFYISFYEDENNNYLNNYSHSFDIPKNSFLQDIVTDIFVYKELLQSLQNRFKIHIAIPFNLSDVMQVLDGLRKLKKNDMGKINENIISKLTNLSVILHNASLYFNKEIKETIFEYIGYINMLKRYKQIE, from the exons atgatatatattttcctttttattatttttctatatgtgtatcataatataatttgtgaatctttttttttaaaaagaagGAAAGGTGTTAAGAATTTATTGTTATCTGTATGTCCTATTGAAAAGAATtgtaataaatttaatatatacaatagagatattataaaatattataagaatagaaaatatatatatttactactcccaaataataataaaaaatatgtaattattaaaaatcGGAATCGTtgtatattaaataaatgtaCTCATTCAAAAGGATGGAACGTGAAtgattttttatataattatttaaacattttaaaatataaaaagaatatagAAATAGGACGATTATCAAAATGTATAGGGTATCAaaatggatatatatataggaaAGAAAAGATACacttattttatattttaaataaaataagtctaattaatttaaagaaaagctcaatatataaaaataattacaattataattataactacaattataattatattaatatatataataataacaataagTTGTTTTATAGTCCAATTAATTATTCCAATATATGGAATAAAGAACATTTTTTCTATAAGAAGAGGgagaaaaatatatataacagatcgaagaaaatatatagaaatgttttatattattttcataatcCATATGAAATAGCAAATGCCAAAAAAAAGAGgaaaacatttttttctttttttaataatgaCATAAAAGCAGAAGAAAATTCATGTAATAATTCGATGcttatttataatattttaagaGCTAGtgaaatttataattacgctaataatgatagtattaagaaaatattaaaagaaataaatttattatttcataaaataaaaaaaaaaaattatattgaaacaaaggataataaaaatatatgtgaaCATATAGATGTGTTAGAAAAAGGGGTATATAATAGtaatgataaaattataagTGAAGATGATtgtttattaaaaaatgagaaTTGTGGATTTTATAGAAAGTTATcaaatgatgaaaaaaatattgaggataaaaaaaaaactgGGGATAACCAAAATATTGggaataaaaaaaacattttgaataataataatttcaatattgttataaaaaatatgttgAGTGCAACCCATTTAATATTCATCAAAAAATGGATAGATAAATTTActaaatatatgtttgaagaagatatttcttttacagatcttaaaaataataataataatatattaataaaaagtgattatatttttacgaataaatttcttcttttttttcatttgcagtgcttttattttctttatacaaaaagaaatgaagatataaaaaaggatataCTAAACATAAACTGTCAAAAGACATgtgatgaagaaaaaaaaaggaataataatgaaatgATAACTTATAATAGTCATAATAgttatgataatattataatatatttatataaagagaataataatatggaagaattttatgaatatctaaaaaatatttatggagaagaaaaaatatgtttttttaattctgaaaaatatataaataatgataaaagtttttttataatattattgtcatatgaagaattattaaatttatatctatatagtaataatacatcatataatatgtttcaagaatatatgaaaagtaaaattaaaaatacCACAGATAATattagaatatataaaatattatcttttttgTGGAATAAATCATctaattataataatatacaaagAGATGATAgatcaaataatataatcGAAACATATcaatttaaaatatttttacacaattttaatataatttataattataaaagaagCATAATAGAAagaaatttatatgaacatttattttgtttaataccaataaatatacaaaaaaaatatataaggttttattttttatcgACTACACATTTTAATGAGAccttattttatatatggATAGATAGTTTATATgagaaaacaaaaaaaatttgttCATTAGATTGGACTAATAAAAACAGAgaagaaacaaaaaagaaattcttcatattacataataaaGGAATTATAGAActcaaaaaaaatgatgaacATGGTAGTAATTTAAAGAATTCGTCCAATGTTGTGAATGAAGAAAAGAatacacataaaaaaaaaaaagaagatgaacttataaatatagttaaaaaaaaaaaaaaaaatttatgtaaaaatgacgaattaataaataattacatgttattatttaataattttagaaaagagattattataaattatttaaaagaaaataatttatataacattaataagttgaaaaagaaagataaaaaaattaaaagaatatttaatatagcaaaaaaaaggatactgaataataaaaaaaaaaaaaaatatatgtatatatataaaaaagatattaaaaagaatcCTGTGGATATATCTGATTATATTgattttattatcaataaAGACAAGaaaggaaatatattattatcaaaaaatataattaatcCTTCATATATAGACAAGGAAGAAATGTTACAACTAcatgataaaataaaattattatcaaaagggttacatatttgttattataataataataatatacaaatcTTATCAAAAcaacaatataataatgatttttataatcttaatattttacataattcaggttattataataaaaatataataaataaaaatcacaataatttaaaaaataataattcatgTATATCATTTAATGATGTATATTCGAATTATACTAATAAAAAGGtaaatcaaaatatatgtatgcAAACGAAGGAAGATATATCATTAattaaacaaaatgaaaagaataaatttgaatatttaagtaaatatttttatttatcaaataataaaaaaaatattccaAATGAACATACGTTTGGTTGTTTTGAAAGGTTAGATATATATCCATgcatttattatatattatctaatgatgaaatatattttttaaaattttcaaaagaattatatgaaCATTTATCTGTATTAGATgaatattcaaaaaaacGTATGGATAATATAATAGAGAAATTTAAAGgcaaaataaatattactaaaaatatgtatatatatttaaataaaggaatttatttaattaatgAAAAACTTAATAGatattatgaaatatttattaaagaattattaaaaaaaaatataataaaaattattttatcatcTATTGATATATCATCTGATGGGTATAACGTCAAAAGTGTATTTATAGAAGATGTAGATatacaaatgaaaaattatataaatcactataataacataattgataatataaataaaatacataaggatatatatatatataataatttatcaataaaaaaaaataaaataaataatagtaataataatagtaatacTAGTAGTTGTTATAGAAACACATTTATAGATCATAATCAGAATGAtccatatattttttattctaACCAACCAgatgatatatatagattacattttataaaatattttatgtttttaaattttcgaaatatttttaaaaaatataccTTATCGAATaatcatttattaaatttgTCAAGAAATACAACCAACGTTTTTTTAATTCCTAAAAAGTATGAAGATATACAAATAATGTTAAATATActtaatgataattatttaaatctTTCAAATATgcataattataatattcaagatttttattttaatttatattataatagtATACATAAAAGTAtcaatataaaatttattcTAACAAAAAAGGAAAATTTAGTAAGTCTAAAAGCTTTTTCAAATAATGAAAAGGATATTTTGGATATCCATActaaaaatgtatatataaacaatgatatattaaaagaacaaaataaagatCATGATGAcgattataaaaatgagtgtattcaatataataaagttagagatgataataataataataataataatgatgatggTAATTTcttgaaaataaaaaaatttttttttttttttcgtaaatctttttttaaCCATATAGACAGTAAAGCAGACATTTTATCTGTCATTCATTTTTCAAATTTACTaaaattttgtaaaaatattcatagtatatataaatacaaacaaacaaatgaatatatatttataaaaaattatgtaaatatatataataatgtatgCTATTCATTAAActattttgattttttatattattatataaataataaaaataaattagaAAATGTGGACGAAACTTTCAAAAATCATTTTgtgaatttttttttattgaaaagaaaacaatatgaaaaaaaattcataaaacataataaagaaatgaaattaaattattatcaaaagaaaataaaaaacttaaacaaatattttgatgagcaatatttatatatgtattataatacttataataattattataaaaagaagaaaaaattaaatgactttattatcatgttatataaagaaaaatattttaggcttcataaatatataacaaagaattataaaaataaagtatTCAATACACTCGATcataataaatgtattattttagacatatataaagataGGGAAAATTTCttaaatgataaatttatatgcttgaatgatataaatgaattaataatatgtaacatatatttttttcttaacataaatgaaaattcaaaaataaaaaaaaataaaatacttgaaaaaaataaaattaatgaaaaaaataaagtaaataataaaagcactgatattctttttttttctaacaatataataaataaaaacttCAATTATTTTGATCATTTATTGAAAGAAAGacaaaatattacatataacatttatttagaacattatgattttttatttgatatatataacaaagGAGATCATATATCTACTATAAGGAAAATCAAAAAAACCATTTCTAAATTTTCAATTAACAAAATTGTgttaaatgatataaataattctaAACAAATatctaaatatataaatataaataaagtATTTTCTAATTCTTACCATCAAGAAGGTATATAcacattatataataatgttcttctatatttaaaaaaactagataatatgaagaaaaagttatatgatcaatattttgaaaaaaaaaaatatttattattacaaaagagaaaagaaaatatgaattatttcataaataattttatgaCAAGGGATCAAGAGAACAACACCTCgtgtaataaaaatgtggacaataacaatattattaatatgaagAACAAACAAGATCATGTCAATTATGAAAAGGATAATGTTTTGTCATCACATGTTGGATCGCAAGaatgttataataataatcatatagatataaaagaaaatttatatgatcatcttaatagtaataatacTAAGTCCACATACgaaatcataaaaaatgGAGAAACATCAAAAAATGATGtaagtaataatataaataaaaaaatattaagttttaaaaaaatggaaCTGCTAAATAAGtacaagaaaaaaaaaaatactggaaatagaaataattatataaatgaattaaataaaataaatcGAATATTTggaaataaatatcataCATTTAATACAGaatttcaaaatatattccattttttatataacataaatatgttagatcatttacaaaattatattaatccttatataaaaaattctttgtggctttatattataacattatatgttaaacattcttattctttaaataaaaacCAGTTTAATTTACAACCTGAATTGctcataattattttttacatatcTTTCTATGAAGATgagaataataattatttgaaCAATTATTCTCATTCTTTTGATATACCAAAGAATTCCTTCTTACAGGATATAGTTACTGATATTTTTGTGtataaagaattattacAATCTCTTCAAAATAG GTTTAAAATACACATAGCTATTCCATTCAATTTGTCAGACGTAATGCAAGTGTTGGATGGTTtaagaaaattaaaaaaaaatgatatggggaaaataaatgaaaatataatatcaaaATTGACGAATTTGAGTGTAATATTACATAATGCATCtctttattttaataaagaaataaaggaaacaatttttgaatatattggatatattaatatgttaaaaagatataaacAGATTGAATAA